A stretch of DNA from Kazachstania africana CBS 2517 chromosome 3, complete genome:
TCACGTTTGCCTTCAATAACTTAACAATGTATGGAATAACAGGGTTACTTTCGTATAATGAACCACCATCTTCATATAAGGTAACGTCACCATCAAATGTAACGAGTCGTAATGGTTTACCTATTCTGGGGcctaattttttttgtttgacAAAGTGGAAAATTTGAGCAGTATTCAGTATGTGTCTTACATCGTTGAAACTCGGTGCAATCATTCTTCTGGAAGAAATAGCCTTCACAGAATCTTCCCATAAGAATGCTTTTTCTAGTGGTAGTTCAGTGAAAAAAGTCCCAATAGTTGGAACTAAAAGATTAAGCCTTGACTTTCCGAGTGATGATTTGTTCAAATAATTCGAATCATTATTCTCCACCCTTAAATCATACTcaattttgttctttatcAACTGTTCtacatctttcaatatttcaGCATATTGTGATTTAATTCGTTGGGTTGTGGCTAAATCATCagtatcttcttcatcatgAGAAACTGCATGGAGAACGAAAGGTGTAGCTAAAAGGCCTTTGATCCATTCTATGAATTCATCTTTACGATGACTTTTTAGATGATATTCTACCCTGTATCTTGACGACATGTTAATGCCAGTCTAGTCTTTGTCAGGTTAGTTTTTTGCCACTAAAGGAACAAATGTATAAGTAAATAGGAGATGATAAAACTTCATTAGGGCAGATTATGTAGACTTTTAGGGGAAATCACTACTTTAAAGAGAAACTGCTCCCAATACGGAAAGTATCGCCAAAAATGGatatttaaagaaaaaaataagacaTTTATTTcccaagaaaaaaaattgatttcgCCCAGGATCGAACTGGGGACGTTCTGCGTGTTAAGCAGATGCCATAACCAACTAGACCACGAAACCGTATTTTCTTGTGAAATTGTTGTAACATAGACTGGGAAAATACAACATTAAGCTCTAAATTCGTGTGACTGTTTTCCCAGAATCAAAACCTAGACACCCGCTGTTCAATTTCTTAAACTgaatatttcacattattgaatttggttgaatattggtgaaaacttttcatagacgcaacttttgtcatcttgaagaattccacACTATAGAAAGGAATTCgtcatatttatttatatttatatatttaatttcttttttttttttttttatatctCATGTACGAAGCCTGGTACTTTCATAGGTCAGCGCACCAAGTGTTAATCCATCATATACATTATTCCGCTAGTGCTCAGGCCTCATAGTATTACCGGCTAGTTCTTGTCAAAACTTGCCTTGAGCTATGATATTATTCAGCTTAAAAGCGGCGTTCCACTCATCTATGTTTGATGCCGCGCACGCTACCCGCTTCGATTCTGAGGTATAGCATGAATCTCCTGATAGTGTCCCGAACCACGAATAAGCTTTGCGCTTAGTGCACGCTGTCTTCGATTTGGATGGGACGGAAAAGGTCCTTGAGTCACCTTTAGAACATCTATGGTGAGGCCAGGATTCGTAGTAGAGAGTTACGATATTGGGGTTTTCGACAACATATGACGCGAATGAGTTCATGTTATTGTCTTGGCACATGTCGGTGGCGTCAACGAATAACTCATGGTTGGTACAGCTTTTATCTTCTGCCATGAGACCATAATAATACCCCTGCACTTGGCCTCTTCTCACCACTGTGTCGTTACTGATGGTTGCCTCTGTTTTGCTTAGCGTTGAGGGTTGATACCTGCCTGGAGCCGGTAGGCCGGGAGTACTCGTGATTAAATCACCTATAGTACCGTAGTACTGCACGTCGTTATCGTAGTAATCGCTAGCTGTACTCGCCCACATGTCATTTGGTCCGTAGAGCGACGTACATCCAGTTAGGCCCTGTAGCATAGCGTCTTTTGCCTGCGACGAGTTATTATActtcaaatgataaaaCCCGTCTGTTGCCATCCCGACCATTGTCGAGTTAGCTATACCAACTATTTGAAGGCAACGAAGAACGTTGTAAACTGCGGCGTCTGGCCTGGTGCCATTCCCAAAAGGTACGTCTGGATAATGTAGAGTGGCCGATGCTAGAGCAATGAgtgttgaaaaaaaagtgagGGTCTTAGCTGGTAGCATcctaatttttcatctttatttaattttatattttattataagtaaatataatattatgAACAAAGTGATGAATTGAAGACTTCCTTTTATAGTGTGGCATTCTTCAATATGGGTAAAGTTGCGTCcatgaaaagttttcactaatatttgaatatattgcGAAATCCTAAATTTAATCAGTTGACAAATGGTGCACTGGTTTTGTTGTAGGTGTCTTGGTGTGTAAAAACAGTCGAAAGACTTACAGCTCAATGTTGTAATGTTCCAGTTTATGTTacaacaaaatatataattaaaAAAGTTCTTCTTGTAACAGTAACCTTCGCATTATTTCCATCCTCGAATTTATAATTTTGCTGAAGGTGCTAGATAATGCTAGACAAAGCTAGATGATGCTAAGCCTCGATTATAGAAGATATCTGGACGGAAACGTCCCAGGAACTATCGTTACCTTCgttattgttgttgataGTATTATTAGACATGATAAGCCTGTAAGAGTATAAGTTCttgtttttgtttataAAGTCGTAATAAGTCgatattctttttctatGTAATACACATAAAGTAACGACGGTAATGAAATAGCCCAGAAAGTTCCGTTCTTATTCCATTCGTTGTATACTAATTGGATTGGAACCAATTCCATCAAGAATCGATTACTAATGAAGAATGTTGATGAAACTGACTCATGTATAATCCCTCACAGCTTCGTACGAGCGAGACTAATAGAATCCGTAATACTAGACTTCTGCTCAAGGCTTGTCTTATATTACAATCAGTACCTCAAATATTCATCCTAGATATCTTCTATAATTGAGGCTTACTATCATCTAGCACCTTCAGCaagattatattttatagaGACAGTTTTCAATTATCTTACAGACGCAGCTTCTCAACGATTACGAATATATCAAACCAAGGTAAAACTCCGGCCGATAACCGTCCTactttcattcaataatatacTAACAATACAATAATGGATTGCGAAGACTACAGCTATA
This window harbors:
- the KAFR0C05240 gene encoding uncharacterized protein, translated to MLPAKTLTFFSTLIALASATLHYPDVPFGNGTRPDAAVYNVLRCLQIVGIANSTMVGMATDGFYHLKYNNSSQAKDAMLQGLTGCTSLYGPNDMWASTASDYYDNDVQYYGTIGDLITSTPGLPAPGRYQPSTLSKTEATISNDTVVRRGQVQGYYYGLMAEDKSCTNHELFVDATDMCQDNNMNSFASYVVENPNIVTLYYESWPHHRCSKGDSRTFSVPSKSKTACTKRKAYSWFGTLSGDSCYTSESKRVACAASNIDEWNAAFKLNNIIAQGKF